A genomic stretch from Mauremys mutica isolate MM-2020 ecotype Southern chromosome 18, ASM2049712v1, whole genome shotgun sequence includes:
- the B3GALT9 gene encoding beta-1,3-galactosyltransferase 9, with product MQVMFCRLRTHQWCFIIFNIMLFHALLFGGDLLEEYFLHSLPVTYTDMKILKIREKARKLDMDPLKTNMSKSYIISSSDVCSDQEVFLLVIVCSSPENRTRRNLIRQTWGNVTGIRKYAVLILFALGKPASEAIQLDISEEYQKHGDIIEGNFLDSFENQTLKTVMSMEWTVTFCSTARFILKTNEEMFVNIPSLAEYLLSLRTHLEDIYIGRIIHQDMPDRDPQSQSFVSLSQYQEEYYPDYCSGTAFVISQDVARKIYIVAKETPVLLPPDVFVGICAKNAGIIPIQSSRFSGKKHIRYNRCCYKFIFTSFETKEDELFKEWREISDGKDCTLLETYYGLVSCRVLTYFDKFKHFNIETIKNEALHFTN from the coding sequence GTGATGTTCTGCAGGCTTCGGACACATCAGTGGTGTTTTATTATATTCAACATCATGCTTTTCCATGCTTTGCTGTTTGGAGGAGATTTGCTGGAGGAATACTTTCTACATTCACTACCTGTCACGTACACGGACATGAAAATTCTCAAAATCAGGGAGAAGGCCAGGAAATTAGACATGGATCCCCTAAAGACCAATATGTCCAAGTCTTACATCATCAGCAGTTCAGACGTGTGCTCAGATCAAGAGGTATTTCTGCTTGTTATTGTGTGCAGTAGCCCAGAAAACAGGACAAGGCGTAACCTGATCAGGCAAACATGGGGTAATGTGACAGGCATCAGGAAGTATGCTGTActtattttgtttgctttaggAAAGCCAGCTTCAGAAGCCATCCAGTTAGACATCAGTGAAGAATATCAAAAGCATGGAGACATCATTGAAGGAAACTTCCTTGACTCTTTTGAGAATCAGACACTGAAGACTGTGATGAGCATGGAGTGGACTGTAACATTCTGTTCCACCGCAAGGTTTATTCTCAAAACCAATGAAGAAATGTTTGTCAACATTCCAAGTTTGGCTGAATACTTGCTTAGCTTAAGAACACATCTCGAGGATATTTACATTGGAAGAATCATTCATCAAGATATGCCTGACAGAGACCCTCAAAGCCAGAGCTTTGTTTCTCTCAGTCAATATCAAGAAGAGTATTACCCAGATTACTGTAGTGGAACAGCTTTTGTCATTTCTCAGGATGTTGCTCGGAAGATATACATTGTTGCCAAGGAAACACCAGTTTTGCTTCCTCCCGATGTTTTTGTTGGAATCTGTGCTAAGAACGCTGGCATCATACCCATTCAAAGTTCTAGATTTTCTGGGAAAAAGCACATTAGATACAATCGATGTTGCTACAAATTCATTTTCACCTCTTTTGAAACGAAAGAAGATGAGCTATTTAAAGAATGGAGGGAGATAAGTGATGGAAAAGACTGCACTTTACTGGAAACTTATTATGGGCTGGTGTCCTGCAGAGTCTTGACCTACTTTGACaagtttaaacattttaatatagaaacaataaaaaatgagGCTTTGCATTTTACCAACTAA